Genomic DNA from Actinopolymorpha sp. NPDC004070:
GCGCGGCGTCCAGCACCGACGGCACCCACTGGACGTGGGGACTGACCTGGACGCTGCCCGCGGACGCCGACCCGCAGGTCGGGCTGGTGTCGCAGGCGTCCACACCGGAGACGACCGGGAAGTACGGCCCGGCCATGTCGGTGTTCGACTACTTCCGGGTGGAACGCTGATCACAGTCCGAGCATCACCGGCGTACTCGGGATGTCTCCGCCGATCAGCGCCGCCAGCGGTGTGGCGAGGTCGCGGGGTGAGAAGAGGTCGGTGCCGCCATATGTGGCGATGTCTGCGTGCTGCCACCATCGCATCCCGCTGATGTGCTCGGCGGCGAGGTCCTCCTCGGACAGTGCGCCGCGGGGATCGAAGTGCCTGGTGCGGACGAGGAAGTAGTCGTTGACCAGGCCGTCGTACCCGTCCGCGTTGGCGGGAGCGGCGACCTCCTGGTGCCAGACGTGCGGCGGGTCGGCGTCGATGACCAGCCCCGTCTCCTCGTGCAGTTCCCGGCGCAGTGCCTCCAGCGGCAGTTCACCGGGCTCGATGCCGCCGCCCGGGGCCGCCCATACGACCGTCGCACCCGCCGGCACGGCCGGATGCGGGAAGCTGAAGCGGCACAGCAGGACACGGTCGTCATCGGCCAGGATGACCGCCCGGACGGCATGTCTGCGCCTCACCGGCGCAGGAGTCTGGTTCATGGACAGATGATCAGGGCGCGGGCGGCCGGCCGCAAACCGGTCATGGTCGTCCCGTCCCCAGGCGTGTACTCAGAGTCCTCAGAGCGCGTCCTCAGGTGGGAGCGCCACCGATCCAGCGCATAGGCTGACGAGAGGTATCCGTCACAGGCGACGAAGCCACAGCGAAGGAGCCCAGCCAGTGACTGTCACGCGTTTCGGTTTGCAGATCCCACGGTTCACCTATCCCGGCGTGCC
This window encodes:
- a CDS encoding NUDIX domain-containing protein; the encoded protein is MNQTPAPVRRRHAVRAVILADDDRVLLCRFSFPHPAVPAGATVVWAAPGGGIEPGELPLEALRRELHEETGLVIDADPPHVWHQEVAAPANADGYDGLVNDYFLVRTRHFDPRGALSEEDLAAEHISGMRWWQHADIATYGGTDLFSPRDLATPLAALIGGDIPSTPVMLGL